Proteins from a genomic interval of Streptomyces sp. NBC_01445:
- a CDS encoding HTTM domain-containing protein, whose product MNRIDRIDRITGSALGPYQTAVIRIGFSATWLLFLLREFPNRHELYGPDGPWSWDMAQQLIAGNGAFTALMWSDGRVWFEIVYAAAVVTSALLMLGWRTRAMSVLFMIGVLSLQNRSIFMGDGGDNVIHLMSIYLVFTRCGQVWSLDARRAARAREHSARESDIGPPDRVGPVVWWLAGLGLSAITFMGVVSGGWLVVFWGLWAVQGLWWAVNRRDPYSEPRLLLDVIANLAHNAALLVIMAEACLIYATAGWYKIQGSRWQDGTAVYYPLHLDYFSPWPALGDLLASHGLMVMLVSYGTVAVQVAFPFTLFNRRVKNVLLVAMMCEHAAIAVLLGLPFFSLAMIAADAVFLPTSFLKRLGGWVARARGGLFSRTAGASTVPGPRAAESPEQAHVGFSP is encoded by the coding sequence GTGAACCGCATAGACCGCATAGACCGGATCACCGGGTCCGCCCTCGGCCCCTACCAGACCGCCGTCATCCGGATCGGGTTCTCCGCGACCTGGCTGCTCTTCCTGCTGCGTGAGTTCCCCAACCGCCACGAGCTGTACGGGCCCGACGGGCCGTGGAGCTGGGACATGGCGCAGCAGCTCATCGCCGGCAACGGCGCCTTCACTGCTCTGATGTGGTCGGACGGCCGCGTCTGGTTCGAGATCGTCTACGCCGCCGCGGTCGTGACCAGTGCGCTGCTGATGCTGGGCTGGCGCACCCGGGCCATGTCCGTCCTGTTCATGATCGGCGTGCTCTCGCTGCAGAACCGCAGCATCTTCATGGGCGACGGCGGCGACAACGTCATCCACCTGATGTCGATCTACCTGGTGTTCACGCGGTGCGGGCAGGTCTGGTCGCTGGACGCGCGGCGAGCGGCACGCGCGCGTGAGCACTCCGCGCGCGAGAGCGACATCGGGCCGCCGGACCGGGTGGGGCCCGTGGTGTGGTGGCTCGCGGGGCTCGGGCTCTCCGCGATCACGTTCATGGGGGTCGTGAGCGGGGGCTGGCTGGTCGTGTTCTGGGGGCTGTGGGCCGTGCAGGGCCTGTGGTGGGCGGTGAACCGGAGGGACCCGTACAGCGAGCCCCGACTGCTGCTCGACGTGATCGCGAACCTCGCGCACAACGCCGCTCTTCTCGTGATCATGGCGGAGGCGTGTCTGATCTACGCGACCGCCGGCTGGTACAAGATCCAGGGCAGTCGGTGGCAGGACGGGACGGCGGTCTACTACCCGCTCCACCTGGACTACTTCTCGCCGTGGCCGGCCCTGGGCGACCTGCTCGCCTCGCACGGGCTGATGGTGATGCTCGTGTCGTACGGGACGGTCGCCGTGCAGGTCGCCTTCCCGTTCACGCTGTTCAACCGGCGCGTCAAGAACGTCCTGCTGGTCGCCATGATGTGCGAGCACGCGGCGATCGCCGTCCTGCTCGGGCTGCCGTTCTTCTCGCTTGCGATGATCGCCGCCGATGCCGTATTCCTGCCGACGTCGTTCCTGAAGCGGCTGGGCGGATGGGTGGCACGCGCGCGTGGAGGCTTGTTTTCCCGTACGGCCGGTGCTTCTACGGTGCCGGGGCCTCGCGCAGCCGAGAGCCCCGAACAGGCCCACGTAGGCTTCTCGCCATGA
- a CDS encoding TrmH family RNA methyltransferase: protein MNRVDIAGVDEWRARADASVLLDGFHALKHALRFGARVPVALATGRAAALALAEELAPDVRDALDGLLVEVPEETLRALVPRLHPTGVAALAVRPDRAENLAAVAHLPRTAPVVVLDNPRNLGNAGAVIRLAAGFGATGVVMTGSLDPWHPTVVRGGAGLHFATAVERLTVEELPPGPVYALDPEGEDIRGTALPDDALLAFGSERSGLSPELHARADHLVSLPMRAQVSSYNLATSVGMTLFHWSTCGTPGGPAGRPAA from the coding sequence ATGAACAGGGTGGATATCGCCGGCGTCGATGAATGGCGCGCCCGTGCAGACGCGTCCGTGCTCCTCGACGGGTTCCACGCGCTCAAGCACGCCCTGCGTTTCGGCGCGCGCGTGCCCGTGGCGCTGGCGACCGGCCGGGCCGCCGCGCTCGCCCTGGCCGAGGAGCTCGCCCCGGACGTGCGGGACGCTCTGGACGGGCTCCTGGTGGAGGTGCCGGAGGAGACGCTGCGCGCACTGGTGCCGCGTCTGCATCCCACGGGGGTGGCCGCGCTGGCGGTGCGGCCGGACCGGGCGGAGAACCTGGCCGCCGTGGCACACCTGCCGAGGACCGCGCCCGTTGTCGTCCTCGACAACCCCCGCAACCTCGGCAACGCGGGCGCCGTCATCCGGCTCGCCGCGGGCTTCGGTGCGACGGGCGTCGTCATGACCGGCAGCCTCGACCCCTGGCACCCGACCGTCGTCCGCGGGGGTGCGGGCCTGCACTTCGCGACGGCCGTCGAGCGCCTGACGGTGGAAGAGCTGCCGCCGGGGCCCGTGTACGCGCTCGATCCGGAGGGCGAGGACATCCGGGGGACCGCGCTGCCGGACGACGCGCTGCTCGCCTTCGGCTCGGAGCGCAGCGGCCTGTCGCCCGAACTGCACGCCCGCGCCGACCACTTGGTGTCGCTGCCGATGCGGGCGCAGGTCTCCAGCTACAACCTGGCGACGAGCGTCGGCATGACGCTCTTCCACTGGAGCACCTGCGGCACGCCGGGCGGTCCCGCGGGCCGCCCGGCCGCCTGA
- a CDS encoding DUF5819 family protein yields the protein MDAYDKGSTARRSDLEPQPGPEPGPSRSPVPNQVPEPSREPEPSYESDPSHEPELSHEPDPDPASPPLAPPPAAAAPRVGLSALSLRYQIAAACALVVIALGACVHVAMVFLHVSPPNTLSKEYSGSVDSWIYPEFEQNWKLFAPNPLQQNIAVQARAEIRTADGGTRTTGWYDLSAQDGADIDGNLLPSHTQQNELRRAWDFYVSAHDSENRPNGVRGQLSERYIRRIVVLRLSHDDGLTAGGKAAAGEKATIARVQVRSRTTNVVPPPWSDEKVDSKPVYREVPWWTVTVADRALASNSNSKSESRNGTGTRARAATDGTDAR from the coding sequence ATGGACGCGTACGACAAGGGCTCGACCGCCCGGCGTTCCGACCTGGAGCCGCAGCCGGGGCCGGAGCCGGGCCCTTCGCGCAGTCCGGTGCCGAATCAGGTACCCGAGCCGAGCCGCGAGCCCGAGCCGAGCTACGAGTCCGACCCGAGCCACGAGCCCGAGCTGAGCCACGAGCCCGACCCGGATCCCGCGTCCCCACCCCTCGCGCCCCCGCCCGCAGCCGCCGCACCCCGTGTCGGACTGTCGGCCCTCTCCCTCCGCTACCAGATAGCCGCTGCCTGCGCGCTCGTCGTGATCGCTCTCGGGGCGTGTGTGCATGTCGCGATGGTGTTTCTGCACGTTTCGCCGCCCAACACCCTCTCCAAGGAGTACAGCGGGTCCGTCGACAGCTGGATCTATCCGGAGTTCGAGCAGAACTGGAAGCTGTTCGCGCCCAACCCGCTCCAGCAGAACATCGCCGTGCAGGCCCGCGCGGAGATCCGTACGGCCGACGGCGGCACGCGTACGACCGGCTGGTACGACCTGTCGGCACAGGACGGCGCCGACATCGACGGGAATCTGCTGCCCAGCCACACGCAGCAGAACGAGTTGCGCCGGGCCTGGGACTTCTATGTGTCCGCGCACGACAGTGAGAACCGCCCGAACGGTGTGCGCGGCCAGCTCTCCGAGCGCTACATCCGCCGCATCGTCGTCCTGCGGCTGTCCCACGATGACGGGCTGACGGCCGGCGGCAAGGCGGCCGCCGGCGAGAAGGCCACCATCGCCCGCGTCCAAGTCCGCTCGCGGACCACCAATGTGGTGCCGCCCCCGTGGAGTGACGAGAAAGTGGATTCCAAGCCTGTCTACCGGGAGGTTCCCTGGTGGACGGTGACGGTCGCGGACAGGGCACTCGCCAGCAACAGCAACAGCAAGAGCGAGAGCCGTAACGGCACCGGCACGCGCGCGCGTGCCGCCACCGACGGGACGGATGCCCGGTGA